From a single Alloactinosynnema sp. L-07 genomic region:
- a CDS encoding NADPH-dependent FMN reductase produces the protein MERAEVRVLVFSGSLRAGSLNTRLADLAAKILRDNGAHVDVATMGDFAAPSYDGDLEKVQGIPEEAAELRRRLEASDAFVIASPEYNASMSGVLKNAIDWTSRFRPQPWAGRNGLLMSASPSMVGGNRGLWALRVPLEHLGASIHPDMFSLAQAHTAFTEEGGLADATLAERLTGTLVAFLDIAEAGKHYFCARRAWVEFLGERADPTIDRVERVQAP, from the coding sequence ATGGAGCGCGCCGAGGTCCGAGTTCTGGTTTTCAGTGGGTCGCTGCGGGCCGGGTCGTTGAACACCCGGCTGGCCGACTTGGCGGCGAAGATTCTTCGGGACAACGGCGCCCACGTCGACGTCGCGACCATGGGGGACTTCGCGGCACCCAGCTACGACGGCGATCTCGAAAAGGTGCAGGGGATTCCCGAGGAAGCCGCTGAACTGCGCAGGCGACTGGAAGCCAGTGACGCGTTCGTGATCGCCTCGCCGGAGTACAACGCGTCGATGTCCGGGGTGCTCAAGAACGCGATCGACTGGACGTCGCGGTTTCGGCCGCAGCCGTGGGCCGGGCGCAACGGGCTGCTGATGTCGGCGTCACCCTCGATGGTCGGGGGCAATCGGGGGCTCTGGGCATTGCGGGTGCCGCTGGAACACCTTGGCGCGAGCATCCACCCCGACATGTTCAGCCTCGCACAGGCCCACACGGCTTTCACCGAGGAAGGCGGTCTGGCCGACGCGACGCTGGCCGAGCGGCTGACCGGAACCCTGGTCGCCTTCCTCGACATCGCCGAGGCGGGCAAGCACTACTTCTGCGCCCGCCGGGCCTGGGTGGAGTTCCTCGGCGAACGGGCCGACCCGACGATCGACCGCGTCGAACGCGTGCAGGCGCCCTAA
- a CDS encoding Imm1 family immunity protein — protein MIHRLSRRGRWANKGDGAPDWIVEYVYMGHVTDMTADAEIPIEAVIDGLREFMETGGKPSIIPARPSA, from the coding sequence GTGATTCATCGCCTATCACGCCGAGGACGGTGGGCGAACAAAGGCGACGGCGCCCCGGACTGGATCGTGGAATACGTCTATATGGGCCACGTAACAGACATGACCGCTGACGCCGAGATCCCCATCGAAGCGGTGATCGACGGCCTACGGGAGTTCATGGAGACCGGCGGCAAGCCGAGCATCATCCCGGCACGCCCATCGGCCTAG
- a CDS encoding Imm1 family immunity protein has protein sequence MVTLEIWYDQADGEATIVRTSAELDALVERVRRETDLPEGGAAIQVAIDGDEDSPVLEVGLGRSK, from the coding sequence ATGGTCACGCTAGAAATTTGGTACGACCAAGCCGACGGCGAAGCGACCATCGTGCGCACCAGCGCCGAGTTGGACGCTCTTGTCGAGCGGGTGCGCCGAGAAACCGACCTCCCCGAAGGCGGCGCGGCCATCCAGGTCGCCATCGATGGTGACGAAGACTCCCCAGTACTCGAAGTGGGCCTCGGCCGATCCAAGTGA
- a CDS encoding DUF397 domain-containing protein translates to MTRGGWRKSSFSSGLENNCVEVALTPDHAGIRDSKNTHGPSLAVTPTTWSMFVRSVTSA, encoded by the coding sequence ATGACGCGCGGCGGGTGGCGCAAGAGCAGCTTTAGCTCCGGCCTGGAGAACAACTGCGTCGAAGTCGCCCTCACCCCGGACCACGCGGGCATCCGAGACTCCAAGAACACCCACGGCCCGTCCCTGGCCGTCACACCCACCACATGGTCAATGTTCGTAAGGTCGGTGACCAGCGCCTAA
- a CDS encoding DUF397 domain-containing protein, whose amino-acid sequence MRKNPGYSSPLWRTSTTGRKASGMTRGGWRKSSFSSGTDNDCVEVALTPDHAGIRDSKNTHGPSLAIAPLAWSTFISKVAGQQAA is encoded by the coding sequence ATGCGGAAGAATCCCGGGTACTCATCGCCACTTTGGCGGACGAGTACGACCGGTCGGAAGGCAAGTGGGATGACGCGTGGCGGGTGGCGCAAGAGCAGCTTTAGCTCCGGCACGGACAACGACTGTGTCGAAGTGGCCCTCACCCCAGACCACGCAGGCATCCGAGACTCCAAGAACACCCACGGCCCATCCCTGGCCATCGCGCCACTTGCATGGTCGACCTTCATCAGCAAGGTCGCAGGACAGCAAGCCGCATGA
- a CDS encoding helix-turn-helix transcriptional regulator — translation MGATNSAGGRELGDLLKAHRVAAGLTLIQLSERVGQSPPTLNRLELGKRGATSEIEVVHFLAACGASYQDVQRVTAFCREVNTDRGHWLCPSGQWMSDSMRSLIFHEASATRIANYQPEVIPGLLQTEPYIQALFTRKDLTDDFRAARVEARLQRQKILFRNRPARFTFFIHERALRLEVGDYRVMAEQLLAMLFFADRWNIGIRIVPSAARHESLFGGSFLYFGYERHRPLVFLDGAVTGVFLEDPEYVELHRSLIRQIAGVALDAEESRVLIATLADEYDRSEGKWDDAWRVAQEQL, via the coding sequence ATGGGAGCAACGAACAGCGCGGGCGGGCGCGAACTGGGTGACCTGCTCAAGGCCCACCGGGTCGCGGCGGGTCTGACCCTGATCCAACTCAGCGAACGGGTCGGCCAGTCACCGCCGACCCTCAACCGCCTGGAACTTGGGAAGCGCGGGGCGACATCCGAGATCGAGGTCGTCCACTTCCTGGCCGCTTGTGGGGCGAGCTATCAGGACGTGCAACGCGTGACGGCCTTCTGCCGCGAGGTGAACACCGACCGGGGACATTGGCTGTGCCCCAGCGGCCAATGGATGTCGGACTCCATGCGCTCCCTGATCTTCCACGAGGCGTCGGCGACCCGGATCGCGAACTACCAGCCAGAGGTGATCCCCGGCCTGCTGCAAACCGAGCCGTACATCCAGGCCCTGTTCACCCGCAAGGACCTCACCGACGACTTCCGCGCGGCACGTGTCGAAGCTCGGCTCCAGCGGCAGAAGATCCTTTTCCGCAACCGTCCCGCCAGGTTCACCTTCTTCATCCATGAACGTGCGCTGCGGCTGGAGGTCGGCGACTACCGGGTCATGGCCGAGCAGTTGCTCGCGATGCTCTTCTTTGCCGATCGGTGGAACATCGGGATCCGAATCGTGCCGTCGGCCGCCCGCCACGAAAGCTTGTTTGGCGGCTCATTCCTGTATTTCGGCTACGAGCGACACCGCCCACTGGTCTTCCTCGACGGCGCCGTCACCGGGGTGTTCTTGGAGGATCCCGAGTATGTGGAGCTCCACCGCTCACTCATCCGCCAGATAGCCGGCGTCGCGCTGGATGCGGAAGAATCCCGGGTACTCATCGCCACTTTGGCGGACGAGTACGACCGGTCGGAAGGCAAGTGGGATGACGCGTGGCGGGTGGCGCAAGAGCAGCTTTAG
- a CDS encoding YccF domain-containing protein: MRLLLNLIWLVLCGFWMAVGYILAGIICCVLIITIPFGLASFRIANYAFWPFGRTIEPRGDAGVPSLIGNIIWIIVAGWWLAIGHLVSGVLLCVTIIGIPLGIANFKMIPVSLVPLGARIVPVR, translated from the coding sequence GTGCGACTGCTGCTGAACCTCATCTGGCTCGTGCTCTGTGGCTTCTGGATGGCCGTCGGCTACATCCTGGCCGGGATCATCTGCTGCGTCCTGATCATCACGATCCCCTTCGGCCTCGCGTCGTTCCGGATCGCCAACTACGCCTTCTGGCCCTTCGGCCGCACCATCGAGCCACGCGGCGACGCGGGCGTGCCGTCGCTGATCGGCAACATCATCTGGATCATCGTCGCAGGCTGGTGGCTGGCGATCGGCCACCTCGTCAGCGGTGTCCTGTTGTGCGTGACGATCATCGGAATCCCGTTGGGAATCGCGAATTTCAAGATGATCCCGGTGTCTTTGGTGCCGCTGGGCGCACGGATCGTTCCGGTGCGGTAG
- a CDS encoding AMP-binding protein, whose protein sequence is MLPSYTSGTSTVPLLGDTIGGNLDRTVAAHGDREALVDRATNRRWTYGQLAEEVDKVARGLKAKGVGKGDRVGIWSPNCAEWVFVQYATAKLGAILVNINPAYRVHELEYVLNQAGVRTLIAAPAFKTSDYSAMIEEVKPKCAGLVDVVLIGQESWDELVEGGAGQDLDGIELSADDPINIQYTSGTTGFPKGATLSHHNILNNGFFVGELCGYTEQDRICVPVPFYHCFGMVMGNLAATTHGACVVIPAPAFDPKATLAAVAEEKCTSLYGVPTMFIAVLAEPDVDDVDLSALRTGIMAGSPCPVEVMKQVIERMGMAEVTICYGMTETSPVSTQTRADDSVDRRVSTVGRVHPHLEVKIVDPVTGHTVPRGEPGEFCTRGYSVMLGYWEQPDKTAESIDAARWMHTGDLAVMDDEGYLSITGRIKDMVIRGGENIYPREIEEFLYTHPAVLDAQVIGVPDDKYGEELMAWIRMKEGQDPLTAESVREFCAGKLAHYKIPRYVHVVTEFPMTVTGKIRKVEMRAEAVRLLGLNPGTNTAS, encoded by the coding sequence ATGCTGCCCAGCTACACCTCCGGCACGTCCACCGTCCCCCTGCTGGGCGACACCATCGGCGGGAACCTCGACCGCACCGTCGCCGCCCACGGCGACCGCGAGGCCCTGGTCGACCGGGCCACGAACCGCCGCTGGACCTACGGGCAGCTCGCCGAGGAGGTCGACAAAGTCGCGCGCGGCCTGAAAGCGAAGGGCGTCGGCAAGGGGGACCGGGTGGGGATCTGGTCGCCGAACTGCGCGGAGTGGGTGTTCGTCCAGTACGCCACCGCGAAACTCGGCGCGATCCTGGTCAACATCAACCCGGCCTACCGGGTGCACGAACTGGAGTACGTGCTCAACCAGGCGGGCGTGCGCACCCTGATCGCCGCGCCCGCGTTCAAGACCTCGGACTACTCGGCGATGATCGAGGAGGTCAAGCCGAAGTGCGCGGGCCTGGTCGACGTGGTGCTGATCGGCCAGGAATCTTGGGACGAACTGGTCGAAGGCGGCGCCGGGCAGGACCTCGACGGGATCGAGCTGTCGGCCGACGATCCGATCAACATCCAGTACACCTCGGGCACCACGGGTTTCCCCAAGGGCGCGACCCTGTCGCACCACAACATCCTCAACAACGGATTCTTCGTCGGGGAGCTCTGCGGCTACACCGAACAGGACCGGATCTGCGTCCCCGTCCCGTTCTATCACTGCTTCGGCATGGTCATGGGCAACCTCGCCGCCACCACCCACGGCGCGTGCGTGGTCATCCCCGCGCCCGCCTTCGACCCGAAGGCGACCCTCGCCGCGGTCGCCGAGGAGAAGTGCACCTCGCTCTACGGCGTGCCCACCATGTTCATCGCCGTCCTCGCCGAACCCGACGTCGACGATGTCGACCTGAGTGCGCTGCGGACCGGGATCATGGCCGGGTCACCGTGTCCGGTCGAGGTGATGAAGCAGGTCATCGAGCGGATGGGGATGGCCGAGGTGACCATCTGCTACGGCATGACCGAGACCTCACCGGTCTCCACCCAGACCCGCGCCGACGACTCGGTCGACCGACGGGTGTCGACCGTGGGCCGGGTCCACCCGCACCTGGAAGTCAAGATCGTCGACCCGGTCACCGGCCACACCGTGCCCCGCGGCGAGCCGGGGGAGTTCTGCACCCGCGGCTACTCGGTGATGCTCGGCTACTGGGAACAACCGGACAAAACCGCCGAGTCCATCGACGCCGCCCGCTGGATGCACACCGGCGACCTGGCGGTGATGGACGACGAGGGCTACCTCAGCATCACCGGCCGGATCAAGGACATGGTCATCCGCGGCGGCGAGAACATCTATCCGCGTGAGATCGAGGAATTCCTCTACACGCATCCGGCCGTGCTCGACGCCCAGGTCATCGGCGTCCCCGACGACAAGTACGGGGAGGAGCTGATGGCGTGGATCCGCATGAAGGAAGGCCAGGATCCCCTCACCGCGGAGTCCGTGCGCGAGTTCTGCGCGGGCAAACTTGCCCACTACAAGATCCCCCGCTACGTCCACGTCGTCACCGAGTTCCCCATGACCGTCACCGGCAAGATCCGCAAGGTCGAGATGCGCGCCGAGGCGGTCCGCCTGCTGGGCCTGAACCCCGGGACAAACACGGCTAGCTAA
- a CDS encoding Nramp family divalent metal transporter — protein MAISVPRARSGVPLLGPGFVAAIAYVDPGNVATSTAAGARYGSTLLWVVIATTGMAGLVQYLAAKLGLVTGKSLTEVMRDRLSTRARLAYWAQAEVVAITTGLAEVLGGAIALNLLFGLPVMVGGLITGVVSTVLLILRDQAGQRIFEHVVIALLVIIGVGFVAGLVAAPPTDADILSGVTPGFAGADSLWLVVGMFGATVMPHAVYLHSSLAKDRGPRTSPDGLARMLRTTRADVTIAMTIAGAVNIALLLLAAGALSGSSDLDSLGGTHDAIAGRLGDDFALLFAIGLLASGLAATAVGTHAGAEVMASLLVRTVPMAARRLITLVPAIALLSLAGDPTRTLVGSQVVLAFGLPFALIPLILLTSRRDVMGARVNHRATTAAAWGVAAVALGLDAVLLWTTLS, from the coding sequence GTGGCCATCAGCGTTCCCCGCGCGCGCAGCGGTGTCCCGCTGCTGGGCCCGGGATTCGTCGCGGCCATCGCCTACGTCGACCCCGGCAACGTGGCGACCAGCACGGCGGCTGGTGCGCGGTACGGCTCCACGCTGCTGTGGGTGGTCATCGCCACGACCGGGATGGCCGGGCTGGTGCAGTACCTGGCCGCCAAGCTGGGCCTGGTCACCGGCAAGTCGCTCACCGAGGTCATGCGCGACCGGCTGAGCACGCGCGCCCGGCTCGCGTACTGGGCGCAGGCCGAGGTCGTGGCGATCACCACCGGCCTGGCCGAGGTGCTCGGCGGCGCGATCGCGCTCAACCTGCTGTTCGGGCTGCCGGTGATGGTGGGCGGGCTGATCACCGGGGTCGTGTCCACGGTCTTGCTGATCCTGCGCGACCAGGCGGGCCAGCGGATCTTCGAGCACGTCGTGATCGCCCTGCTGGTCATCATCGGCGTCGGCTTCGTCGCGGGCCTGGTCGCCGCGCCGCCGACCGACGCCGACATCCTGTCCGGGGTCACCCCGGGCTTCGCGGGCGCCGACAGCCTGTGGCTGGTCGTGGGCATGTTCGGCGCCACGGTCATGCCGCACGCGGTCTACCTGCACTCGTCGCTGGCCAAGGACCGCGGGCCGCGCACCAGCCCAGACGGACTGGCCAGGATGCTGCGGACGACCCGGGCCGACGTCACCATCGCGATGACGATCGCGGGCGCGGTCAACATCGCCCTGCTGCTGCTCGCGGCCGGAGCCCTGTCCGGTTCATCCGATCTGGACTCGCTGGGCGGGACCCACGACGCCATCGCGGGCCGACTCGGCGACGACTTCGCCCTGCTGTTCGCCATCGGCCTGCTCGCCTCCGGCCTGGCCGCGACCGCCGTCGGCACCCACGCGGGCGCCGAGGTGATGGCGAGCCTGCTGGTCCGCACGGTCCCGATGGCCGCGCGCAGGCTGATCACGCTGGTGCCCGCGATCGCCTTGCTGTCACTGGCGGGCGACCCGACGCGGACGCTGGTGGGCAGCCAGGTGGTGTTGGCCTTCGGTCTGCCGTTCGCCCTGATCCCCCTGATCCTGCTGACCTCCCGCCGCGACGTGATGGGCGCGCGCGTCAACCACCGGGCGACCACGGCGGCGGCCTGGGGCGTGGCCGCCGTGGCACTCGGCCTCGACGCGGTACTGCTGTGGACGACGCTTAGCTAG
- a CDS encoding TetR/AcrR family transcriptional regulator — protein sequence MTVRVPYAEAAKALLRDTLLTAAGDLLRERPWPELTMADVAKAAGVSRQTLYKEFGSRQGFAQVYILRETDHFLRDVEAAITTNVENPRAAIAAAFQVFLTAAAEEPLIKAIVAGDDSDGLLELVTNHAGPVLAMATERLSAFLAETWPAANPDALRTVAELLVRLAVSYAASPAKAVIETADAVADIFGPHVEGLIQH from the coding sequence ATGACCGTGCGCGTGCCGTACGCCGAGGCGGCCAAAGCGCTGCTGCGGGACACCTTGCTGACCGCGGCGGGCGACCTCCTGCGCGAGCGCCCCTGGCCGGAATTGACGATGGCCGACGTCGCCAAGGCCGCGGGCGTCAGCCGACAGACCCTCTACAAGGAGTTCGGCTCCCGCCAAGGCTTCGCACAGGTGTACATCCTGCGCGAGACCGACCACTTCCTGCGCGACGTAGAGGCCGCGATCACCACAAACGTCGAAAACCCGCGCGCGGCCATCGCCGCCGCCTTCCAGGTCTTCCTCACCGCCGCCGCCGAGGAACCCCTGATCAAGGCCATCGTCGCGGGCGACGACAGCGACGGCCTACTGGAGTTGGTCACCAACCACGCGGGCCCAGTACTCGCGATGGCCACCGAGCGACTCTCGGCGTTCCTGGCCGAGACCTGGCCTGCCGCGAACCCCGACGCACTGCGCACAGTCGCGGAACTGCTGGTCCGACTAGCAGTCAGCTACGCGGCCTCACCGGCGAAGGCAGTGATTGAGACGGCGGACGCCGTGGCAGACATCTTCGGCCCGCACGTGGAGGGCCTGATCCAGCACTAG
- a CDS encoding cold-shock protein gives MPTGKVKWYDSEKGFGFVTQDGGEDVYVRASALPAGVEGLKAGQRIEFGVADGRRGPQALSVRLVDAPPSVVEARRRPAEELHGLVEDMIKMLESAVQPDLARSRYPEKKLSKRIAEVMRAVARELDP, from the coding sequence GTGCCGACCGGCAAGGTCAAGTGGTACGACTCGGAGAAGGGCTTCGGGTTCGTCACGCAGGACGGTGGCGAGGACGTCTACGTCCGCGCTTCCGCGCTGCCTGCGGGCGTGGAGGGGCTCAAGGCGGGCCAGCGCATCGAGTTCGGGGTGGCCGACGGCCGCCGCGGGCCGCAAGCGCTGTCGGTCCGCCTCGTCGACGCGCCGCCATCGGTGGTGGAGGCGCGGCGCAGGCCCGCTGAGGAGCTGCACGGCCTGGTCGAGGACATGATCAAGATGCTGGAATCGGCCGTCCAACCCGACTTGGCGCGCAGCCGCTACCCGGAGAAGAAGCTGTCCAAACGCATCGCCGAGGTCATGCGCGCGGTGGCGCGGGAGCTCGATCCCTAA
- a CDS encoding DUF2771 family protein — MRRLLIAVAAGALLAGCSATPPRPDVTFYSDGESVRATPFVLFDIETSTQEQDRDAIVRLDMRPGQPVQVSVSNEIAEQPWGVAFSYINRDGQRVDASSKVFLPKDKQHAWTLELPNPDDRLVLAAVQRMAIVNGDRLVQTGYWVLAAQDS, encoded by the coding sequence GTGCGTCGTCTTCTGATCGCTGTCGCGGCCGGTGCCCTGCTGGCCGGGTGCTCGGCCACCCCGCCGCGGCCGGACGTGACCTTCTACTCCGACGGCGAGAGCGTGCGGGCCACCCCGTTCGTGCTGTTCGACATCGAGACCAGCACCCAGGAGCAGGACCGCGACGCGATCGTGCGGCTCGACATGCGGCCGGGTCAGCCGGTGCAGGTGTCGGTGTCCAACGAGATCGCCGAACAGCCCTGGGGCGTGGCCTTCTCGTACATCAACCGCGACGGGCAGCGGGTGGACGCCAGCAGCAAGGTGTTCCTGCCCAAGGACAAGCAGCACGCGTGGACCCTGGAACTGCCGAACCCGGACGACCGCCTGGTGCTCGCCGCCGTGCAGCGCATGGCCATCGTCAACGGCGACAGGCTGGTGCAGACCGGGTATTGGGTGCTGGCGGCCCAGGACTCCTGA